Proteins from one Gallus gallus isolate bGalGal1 chromosome 15, bGalGal1.mat.broiler.GRCg7b, whole genome shotgun sequence genomic window:
- the RITA1 gene encoding RBPJ-interacting and tubulin-associated protein 1 codes for MAAVSGAARSSGGSAAVRRRSSPRAGSRWRLRSRAPSYCDESLFGTRPGQPDWALRMGRADVAKLHSLFWSPPPAPRCQPSLPSSPRGSPLPPARPPDLDERAAAGSGTARRGQSGACEHLEGCSGAGVRAAPPGGCSQSLGRSQSLSCLNASVDRPRLASGNTKAERHENQGSPAASTTPLLWAPSKSMCGPSARNSLAGHGCKAKPPWR; via the exons ATGGCGGCGGTCTCGGGGGCTGCGCGGAGCTCTGGCGGGAGCGCGGCTGTCCGCCGCCGCAGCAGTCCCAGGGCGGGGAGCAGGTGGAG GTTGCGGAGCCGCGCTCCGTCCTACTGCGACGAGTCCCTGTTCGGCACCCGGCCCGGGCAGCCGGACTGGGCGCTGCGGATGGGGAGAGCAGATGTGGCCAAGCTGCACTCCCTGTTCTGGAGCCCGCCGCCGGCCCCTCGCTGCCAGCCCAGcctcccctccagccccagggGCAGCCCCCTGCCGCCTGCCCGCCCGCCAGACCTTGATGAACGGGCCGCTGCGGGCTCTGGGACAGCTCGGCGAGGCCAGTCCGGCGCCTGTGAGCATCTCGAGGGCTGTTCAGGTGCTGGCGTCCGGGCTGCTCCTCCTGGAGGATGCTCGCAGTCTCTCGGCCGTTCCCAGTCCCTCAGCTGCCTGAACGCCTCTGTGGATCGGCCTCGCCTTGCTTCAGGCAACACCAAGGCAGAAAGGCATGAAAACCAGGGCTCTCCTGCAGCAtccaccacccctctgctgtgggcgCCGTCAAAAAGCATGTGTGGGCCTTCTGCCAGGAACTCCCTGGCAGGGCATGGCTGCAAAGCCAAGCCTCCCTGGCGGTAA